One genomic segment of Rhizorhabdus phycosphaerae includes these proteins:
- a CDS encoding efflux RND transporter permease subunit, which yields MNNISAWAIRNPIPPIVLFLGLTLAGLISFARLDINQMPDISFPGVSVEILQPGAAPTEMETQITRRVEAAVSSIGNVKSITSYVSEGLSGTNIEFQLGTPVDRAVNDVRDAVSKIRSELPEGILEPVTKRIDVDGGPIAYYSVEGLDMTLEQLSWYTDNTVIKRLQAIEGIAGVFRGGGVSREIRVVLDPARMQAQGVTAVQVNNILRTTNLNAAGGRAELAGAEQSVRVLGNATSAYELGQTQISVADGRTVRLADIATVRDSFGEQRQISKMNDRQVLSVGIQKAKGASDVEVYDNVVKVLNELRKENPKVEYKELYTSVLYTKEQYHSAIDAMIEGSVLAVVVVFFFLRDWRATLISAIAIPLSAIPTFWFMSLMGFTLNTISLLALSLVAGILVDDAIVEIENIVRHMRMGKSAYQASMDAADEIGLAVVATTMAIVAVFLPVSFMPGIPGQFFEQFGLTVAVAVLMSLLVARLITPMVAAYFLKAEGVKQHGGGPMMDRYIGVLKWSLRNRWKTIGLGVLSFILTIALFATTPTEFQPPLDIDYSSVKIELTPGARVAEDTQRVADQATAILRSQPEVLNAFADIGDNGDTRFATIYVTLKPAKDRERSSIEFERETAPLLAKIPDARVNFQSQSGGFGRDITVMLAGDDPVVLQQTANTLIGQMRKSPLMRDPRIDGDIQRPELIIKPRLNLAADLGVTTAALSNAIRIATLGDIEQNMAKFSLSDRQIPIRVSLSEDSRRDLAAIENLPVQTSFGTSVPLKVVADISFGAGPSKIRRYNQVRRLVVGADLTPGVVSGEAYGYIYKSTIMKALPTGIREIKFGEQEMQGDLIAGFAIAVGAGVLLVFAVLVLLYKRVLPPFVNMGSLLLAPLGGILFLKIWGMSISMPVYIGLLMLLGIVAKNSILLVDFAIEEMRRGVGRTEAILEAAHKRAQPIIMTSVAMIAGMLPIVLGLSGDSSWRAPMAVCVIGGIAMSTLLTLVIVPAGFTLADDLEKWIGPKLGKFLITPADHEAKATPHAAE from the coding sequence ATGAACAACATCTCCGCCTGGGCGATCCGGAACCCCATTCCTCCGATCGTCCTGTTCCTGGGCCTGACGCTCGCGGGGCTGATCAGCTTCGCGCGGCTCGACATCAACCAGATGCCGGACATCAGCTTCCCCGGCGTCAGCGTCGAGATCCTGCAGCCCGGCGCCGCGCCGACGGAGATGGAGACGCAGATCACCCGGCGCGTCGAGGCGGCGGTGTCGTCAATCGGCAACGTCAAGTCGATCACCTCCTATGTCAGCGAAGGGCTCTCGGGCACCAATATCGAGTTCCAGCTCGGGACCCCGGTCGACCGCGCGGTCAACGACGTCCGCGATGCGGTTTCCAAGATCCGGTCCGAATTGCCCGAGGGCATTTTGGAGCCGGTGACCAAGCGCATCGACGTCGATGGCGGGCCGATCGCTTATTATTCGGTGGAGGGTCTCGATATGACCCTCGAACAGCTCAGCTGGTACACCGACAACACGGTGATCAAGCGGCTGCAGGCGATCGAAGGCATTGCCGGCGTCTTCCGCGGCGGCGGTGTCTCGCGCGAGATCCGTGTCGTGCTCGATCCCGCCCGGATGCAGGCGCAGGGCGTGACGGCCGTGCAGGTCAACAACATCCTGCGCACCACCAACCTCAATGCCGCTGGCGGGCGGGCCGAACTGGCGGGGGCCGAACAGTCGGTCCGCGTGCTCGGCAACGCGACCTCGGCCTATGAACTTGGCCAGACGCAGATTTCGGTCGCCGACGGGCGCACCGTGCGCCTGGCGGACATCGCCACCGTGCGCGATTCCTTCGGCGAGCAGCGCCAGATCTCCAAGATGAACGATCGTCAGGTGCTGTCGGTCGGCATCCAGAAGGCCAAGGGGGCGTCGGACGTCGAGGTCTATGACAATGTCGTCAAGGTTCTCAACGAACTGCGCAAGGAGAACCCCAAGGTCGAGTATAAGGAGCTCTATACGAGCGTCCTGTACACCAAGGAGCAATATCACTCCGCCATCGACGCGATGATCGAGGGTTCGGTGCTCGCGGTCGTGGTGGTGTTCTTCTTCCTGCGCGACTGGCGCGCCACGCTGATCTCCGCGATCGCAATCCCGCTCTCGGCCATCCCGACCTTCTGGTTCATGAGCCTGATGGGCTTCACGCTCAACACGATCAGCCTGCTCGCCTTGAGCCTGGTGGCCGGCATCCTTGTCGACGACGCGATCGTCGAGATCGAGAATATCGTCCGGCACATGCGCATGGGCAAGAGCGCCTATCAGGCCTCGATGGACGCCGCCGACGAGATCGGTCTTGCGGTCGTTGCCACGACCATGGCGATCGTCGCAGTCTTCCTGCCGGTGTCTTTCATGCCGGGCATTCCGGGCCAGTTCTTCGAGCAATTCGGCCTAACGGTCGCCGTGGCGGTGCTGATGAGCCTCCTCGTCGCGCGTCTGATCACGCCGATGGTCGCGGCCTATTTCCTCAAAGCCGAAGGCGTGAAGCAGCATGGCGGCGGGCCGATGATGGACCGCTATATCGGCGTGCTGAAATGGTCGCTGCGCAATCGCTGGAAGACGATCGGTCTCGGCGTACTCTCCTTCATCCTGACGATCGCGCTGTTCGCGACCACGCCGACCGAGTTTCAGCCGCCGCTCGACATCGATTACAGCTCGGTGAAGATCGAGCTAACGCCCGGCGCCCGCGTTGCCGAGGATACGCAGCGCGTGGCCGACCAGGCGACCGCGATCCTGCGCAGCCAGCCCGAGGTGCTGAACGCCTTCGCCGACATCGGCGACAATGGTGACACCCGTTTTGCGACGATCTACGTCACGCTCAAGCCTGCCAAGGACCGCGAGCGGTCGAGCATCGAGTTCGAACGCGAGACCGCGCCGCTGCTGGCGAAGATCCCTGATGCGCGCGTGAACTTCCAGTCGCAGAGCGGCGGGTTTGGACGCGACATAACGGTCATGCTGGCGGGCGACGATCCGGTCGTGCTTCAGCAGACCGCGAACACGCTGATCGGGCAGATGCGCAAGAGCCCGCTGATGCGCGATCCGCGCATCGACGGCGACATCCAGCGCCCCGAACTGATCATCAAGCCGCGCCTCAACCTCGCCGCCGATCTGGGCGTGACGACCGCCGCGCTGAGCAACGCGATCCGCATCGCGACGCTGGGCGACATCGAGCAGAACATGGCGAAATTCTCGCTGAGCGACCGCCAGATTCCGATCCGGGTTTCGCTGAGCGAGGATTCCCGTCGCGATCTCGCCGCGATCGAAAATCTGCCAGTGCAGACCAGCTTCGGCACCTCGGTCCCGCTCAAGGTCGTCGCCGACATTTCCTTCGGTGCCGGCCCGTCGAAGATCCGCCGCTACAATCAGGTCCGCCGCCTCGTCGTCGGCGCCGACCTGACGCCCGGCGTCGTCAGCGGCGAAGCCTATGGCTATATCTACAAGTCGACCATCATGAAGGCGCTGCCGACCGGCATCCGCGAGATCAAGTTCGGCGAGCAGGAAATGCAGGGCGACCTGATCGCCGGCTTTGCCATCGCCGTCGGCGCGGGCGTGCTGTTGGTGTTCGCAGTGCTCGTCCTGCTCTACAAGCGGGTGCTGCCGCCCTTCGTCAACATGGGCTCGCTGTTGCTGGCACCGCTCGGGGGAATCCTGTTCCTCAAGATCTGGGGCATGTCGATCTCGATGCCCGTCTATATCGGCCTGCTGATGCTGCTCGGCATCGTCGCGAAGAACTCGATCCTGCTGGTCGACTTCGCGATCGAAGAGATGCGGCGTGGCGTCGGCCGCACCGAGGCCATCCTCGAAGCCGCCCACAAGCGGGCCCAGCCGATCATCATGACCTCGGTCGCGATGATCGCGGGCATGTTGCCGATCGTGCTGGGCCTGTCGGGCGACAGCAGCTGGCGCGCGCCGATGGCGGTCTGCGTGATCGGTGGCATCGCCATGTCGACCCTGCTCACGCTGGTCATCGTGCCCGCCGGCTTCACCCTGGCGGACGATCTGGAGAAATGGATCGGGCCTAAGCTGGGCAAGTTCCTGATCACCCCCGCCGATCATGAGGCGAAGGCCACGCCACACGCCGCCGAGTGA
- a CDS encoding DUF445 domain-containing protein, with the protein MNIFQATGLDRFNPAQGGVRGMRVVASGLLVLMAGLYLLARSHEAPGEPAAWGYLRAFAEAAMVGGLADWFAVTALFRHPLGLPIPHTAIIPRNKDRIGDNLASFLRVNFLTASVVARRMQAVDVAAAIGRLLAQPPAPGRTRGGIGRALATILESLGDDRLGAMVKGALASRLKAFDIAPLIGRTLDAAIVENRHAEMLDGLIGWASRILLHNETMIHDMVQSRTGKFMRWTGLDEKLSGAIVEGLHKLLDDMATDPEHPLRSKAQEGLEQLAERLQNDPVMRERVAAMKAEILASPAVAAWLDTLWQNARLKLIESARNPDAAIGGQFGAALRQLGQTLQTDAQLRRTLNRFARRITVGLVADYGDGIVKLVSDTIRGWDARTVTSQLENAVGRDLQYIRVNGTIVGGLIGVGLHLLSTLL; encoded by the coding sequence ATGAACATCTTCCAGGCGACCGGGCTCGACCGCTTCAATCCCGCGCAGGGCGGCGTGCGCGGCATGCGCGTCGTCGCCTCGGGCCTGCTCGTCCTGATGGCGGGGCTCTATCTGCTGGCGCGCTCGCATGAGGCACCGGGCGAACCCGCCGCCTGGGGCTATCTGCGCGCCTTCGCCGAAGCGGCGATGGTCGGCGGTCTGGCCGACTGGTTTGCGGTGACCGCGCTCTTCCGTCATCCGCTGGGGCTGCCCATCCCCCATACGGCGATCATACCGCGCAACAAGGACCGGATCGGCGACAATCTCGCCTCCTTCCTGCGCGTCAATTTCTTGACAGCATCGGTCGTCGCGCGGCGGATGCAGGCAGTCGACGTTGCCGCCGCGATCGGTCGGCTGCTCGCCCAGCCCCCCGCCCCCGGCCGCACCCGCGGCGGCATCGGCCGCGCGCTTGCCACCATCCTGGAATCGCTGGGCGACGACCGGCTGGGTGCGATGGTGAAGGGCGCGCTGGCGAGCCGGCTTAAGGCGTTCGACATCGCTCCGCTGATCGGCCGCACGCTCGATGCCGCGATCGTGGAAAATCGCCATGCCGAGATGCTCGACGGGCTGATCGGCTGGGCAAGCCGCATCCTGCTGCATAACGAGACGATGATCCACGACATGGTACAGTCGCGGACGGGCAAGTTCATGCGCTGGACCGGCCTCGACGAGAAATTGTCGGGGGCGATAGTCGAAGGGCTGCACAAGCTGCTGGACGACATGGCGACCGACCCCGAGCATCCGCTGCGCAGCAAGGCACAGGAAGGTCTCGAGCAGCTGGCCGAGCGGCTGCAAAATGATCCCGTCATGCGCGAGCGGGTCGCCGCGATGAAGGCGGAGATTCTCGCCAGCCCCGCAGTCGCCGCATGGCTCGACACACTGTGGCAGAATGCGCGGCTGAAGCTGATCGAGAGCGCGCGCAATCCCGATGCGGCGATCGGCGGGCAGTTCGGCGCGGCACTGCGCCAGCTCGGCCAGACGCTGCAGACGGACGCCCAGCTCCGACGGACGCTGAACCGTTTCGCACGGCGGATCACGGTCGGACTGGTGGCGGACTATGGCGACGGCATCGTCAAGCTGGTGTCGGATACGATCCGCGGCTGGGACGCGCGCACCGTGACCTCACAGCTCGAAAATGCGGTGGGGCGCGACCTGCAATATATCCGGGTCAACGGGACCATCGTGGGCGGCCTCATCGGCGTCGGCCTGCACCTGCTTTCGACGCTGCTCTGA
- a CDS encoding response regulator transcription factor → MKAGMPTNDPSKTSGDSMRIAVLDDEPAARAYVTQTLIEAGHFAYEFPNARTLITKLRQDTFDLVILDWNMPDKSGPEIISWMRENMDKPIPSLLLTNRNTDEDIVAGLNAGADDYVIKPVQPPVLLARIAAVHRRTGPREAVAANESYGPYTLHPARQTISVEDENIVLTAKEFELAATLFRNMHRPLSRSYLLEIVWGRNPDLPTRTLDAHISRIRAKLGLRPERGFRLIPVYSYGYRLEALEPETE, encoded by the coding sequence ATGAAGGCTGGGATGCCGACCAACGATCCCAGCAAGACATCGGGCGATAGCATGCGGATCGCCGTATTGGACGACGAGCCCGCAGCGCGCGCCTATGTCACGCAGACACTGATCGAGGCCGGTCATTTCGCCTATGAATTTCCCAACGCCCGCACGCTGATCACGAAGCTGCGGCAGGACACGTTCGACCTGGTGATCCTCGACTGGAACATGCCCGACAAGAGCGGGCCCGAGATCATCAGCTGGATGCGGGAGAATATGGACAAGCCGATCCCCTCGCTGCTGCTGACCAACCGCAACACCGACGAGGATATCGTGGCCGGCCTGAACGCCGGGGCCGACGATTATGTGATCAAGCCCGTCCAGCCGCCCGTGCTGCTGGCGCGGATCGCCGCCGTCCATCGCCGCACCGGCCCGCGCGAGGCGGTGGCCGCGAACGAGAGCTATGGCCCCTACACGCTGCACCCGGCGCGCCAGACGATCAGCGTCGAGGACGAGAATATCGTGCTCACCGCCAAGGAGTTCGAGCTGGCGGCGACGCTGTTTCGTAATATGCACCGCCCGCTGTCGCGCTCCTATCTTCTGGAGATCGTGTGGGGCCGCAACCCCGATCTGCCGACCCGGACGCTCGACGCGCATATCTCGCGCATCCGGGCGAAGCTGGGCCTGCGTCCGGAGCGTGGCTTTCGCCTGATACCCGTGTACAGCTACGGCTATCGGCTCGAAGCGCTCGAGCCCGAGACGGAGTAA
- a CDS encoding FecR family protein codes for MRSRFFLGVATALAVWAAGPVAAQAPAADQYFRYTVRPGDTLSGLARDYLVSDDYVSIQKLNAVADPRRLPIGSTLLIPQPLLRIETIAGVITSFRGAATIDGQQVEVGTQVRQGQKLETGPNAFVTVTLPDGSAISLPSQSRIHVSRLRRILLTGSIERRFRLEAGRSRATVTPIRDPNSDFQVTTPLSVSAVRGTDFRVALDESGEKALTEVVGGTVEVGKDAEDEDVAQVPRGYGVVATPTGVDKPVPLLAPPGLDTVAQTPTGGVLITAKPVDGARKYRFQLATDIGFQAVFADSTADAPTISFENLASTQFFIRLSAIAESGLEGMPATYALGQRVGALDLPWTRVDEERHAHVDHPRQPTSAAMSGNAPSTSADGTAPTSLR; via the coding sequence GTGCGGAGCAGGTTCTTCCTCGGGGTAGCGACGGCGCTGGCGGTATGGGCTGCGGGCCCGGTCGCTGCGCAGGCGCCTGCGGCGGACCAGTATTTCCGCTACACGGTGCGTCCCGGGGATACGCTGTCGGGGCTCGCCCGCGACTATCTGGTGAGCGACGACTATGTCTCGATCCAGAAGCTCAACGCGGTCGCCGATCCGCGCCGCCTGCCGATCGGGTCTACCCTGCTCATCCCGCAGCCGCTGCTGCGGATCGAAACGATCGCGGGGGTCATCACCTCCTTTCGCGGCGCCGCGACGATCGACGGGCAGCAGGTCGAGGTCGGCACCCAGGTCCGCCAGGGTCAGAAGCTGGAGACCGGCCCCAATGCCTTCGTGACGGTCACCCTGCCCGACGGCAGCGCGATCTCGCTGCCGTCGCAGAGCCGTATCCATGTGTCGCGCCTGCGCCGGATCCTGCTGACCGGCAGTATAGAGCGCCGCTTCCGGCTGGAAGCGGGTCGCAGCCGCGCGACGGTGACGCCGATCCGCGATCCCAACAGCGATTTCCAGGTCACCACCCCCTTGTCGGTGTCGGCGGTGCGCGGAACCGACTTCCGGGTCGCGCTCGACGAGAGCGGCGAGAAGGCGCTGACCGAGGTCGTCGGCGGCACCGTCGAGGTCGGCAAGGATGCCGAGGACGAGGATGTCGCTCAGGTGCCGCGCGGCTATGGCGTGGTGGCGACCCCCACCGGGGTCGATAAGCCTGTGCCCCTGCTCGCCCCGCCCGGTCTCGACACGGTCGCACAGACCCCGACGGGGGGCGTGCTGATCACCGCCAAGCCGGTCGATGGCGCGCGCAAATATCGCTTCCAGCTGGCAACCGACATCGGCTTCCAGGCGGTGTTCGCGGATTCGACCGCCGATGCGCCGACGATCAGCTTCGAAAATCTCGCCAGCACGCAGTTCTTCATCCGCCTTTCGGCCATTGCCGAATCCGGCCTCGAAGGCATGCCTGCCACCTATGCGCTCGGCCAACGCGTCGGCGCCCTCGATCTGCCCTGGACCCGCGTCGACGAAGAGCGTCATGCGCATGTCGATCATCCTCGCCAGCCCACTTCAGCAGCCATGAGCGGCAATGCCCCATCGACAAGCGCAGACGGCACCGCCCCCACGTCTCTACGTTGA
- a CDS encoding CHASE2 domain-containing protein: protein MPHRQAQTAPPPRLYVEWVAVALAATALVVALVLGRLTERLDHIIYDNVLTAAGRPPPDDIVIVAIDNRSLQALGRWPWPRRLHAAALDRLAEAKVRAVGYDVLFVEPTGEDGILAAAVRRSPTYLPMVIDVPGPNGAPYAMALPAGPLADAATAIVQVNLHFDGDRVIRRAYLEEGGEGRSWLQLAAVMAGLKPQGGAIGKDGLWQARPVLIPYGGTAGHIRTISFVDLIEGRVPPEMLTGRHVLIGATADGMGDSYPTPTSGATSQMPGVEIQAQLLDALLRQKAITPASQTVTLVTSLAALWIMLLAFLRLSPGANANLALALLLALPLLSLALFAFLNFWLPPSAALIALLFGYPLWGWRRLHAISGYMTAELRILESESDALPRQRRVGGEREITLQTSLLGDAIDRLRDLRRFLSDAIGRLPDAVYVTGLDGTLALSNVEGRRLARRLGLKAETGGDARLLMDCFRSADSGHISPFAPDAPATGAGEAVTEDGGCFEIRYVAQRDATDTQVGWIIRVVDISPLKQAERHREEALQLLSHDMRAPQSAILSLLRGPETGVPKPIATRIENLATHTLQLAEDFVQLARAEAKPLTMEPIDLNDVTIDAADALWPTARARGIKVMVEGADDMPHMVDGDRQLLTRAVMNLVGNAIKYSDEGMVVRCVLEERDERIILAIVDQGIGMTEEERSRLFERFQQGSREGIGLGLAFVRTVIGRHRGRIACDSTPRQGTTFTIDLRKSDFDPFADEE, encoded by the coding sequence ATGCCCCATCGACAAGCGCAGACGGCACCGCCCCCACGTCTCTACGTTGAGTGGGTCGCCGTCGCGCTGGCTGCGACCGCGCTGGTCGTCGCGCTGGTGCTGGGGCGACTGACCGAGCGCCTCGATCACATCATCTATGACAATGTCCTGACGGCAGCAGGACGACCGCCCCCCGACGACATCGTGATCGTCGCCATCGACAATCGCAGCCTCCAGGCGCTGGGGCGCTGGCCCTGGCCGCGCAGGCTGCACGCGGCCGCGCTCGACCGGCTCGCCGAGGCCAAGGTCCGCGCGGTCGGCTATGACGTCCTCTTCGTCGAACCGACCGGGGAAGACGGCATATTGGCGGCGGCCGTCCGCCGCTCGCCGACCTATCTGCCGATGGTGATCGACGTGCCTGGCCCCAATGGCGCGCCTTATGCGATGGCCCTGCCCGCCGGGCCGCTCGCGGATGCCGCGACCGCCATCGTGCAGGTGAACCTCCACTTCGACGGCGACCGTGTCATCCGGCGTGCTTATCTGGAGGAAGGCGGGGAAGGCCGATCCTGGCTACAGCTCGCCGCCGTCATGGCCGGGCTCAAGCCCCAGGGCGGCGCGATCGGCAAGGATGGCCTGTGGCAGGCGCGGCCCGTCCTCATCCCTTATGGTGGCACTGCAGGCCATATTCGCACGATTTCCTTCGTCGACCTGATCGAGGGCCGCGTGCCACCGGAAATGCTGACCGGTCGCCACGTGCTGATCGGTGCGACCGCCGACGGCATGGGCGACAGCTATCCGACCCCGACATCCGGCGCGACCAGCCAGATGCCCGGCGTCGAGATCCAGGCACAACTCCTCGACGCCCTGCTGCGCCAGAAAGCGATAACGCCCGCGTCGCAGACCGTCACGCTGGTGACGAGTCTCGCTGCACTGTGGATCATGCTGCTCGCCTTCCTGCGCCTCAGCCCAGGTGCCAATGCCAATCTGGCACTTGCGCTCCTGCTGGCTTTGCCGCTCCTTTCCCTGGCGCTCTTCGCCTTCCTCAACTTTTGGTTGCCGCCATCGGCCGCACTCATCGCCCTGCTGTTCGGCTATCCGCTCTGGGGCTGGCGGCGACTGCATGCGATCAGCGGCTATATGACCGCCGAGCTGCGCATTCTGGAGTCCGAGAGCGACGCCCTGCCCCGCCAGCGCCGCGTGGGCGGCGAGCGCGAGATCACCTTGCAGACCAGTCTGCTCGGCGACGCGATCGACCGGCTGCGCGATCTTCGCCGATTCCTGTCCGACGCGATCGGCCGCCTGCCCGACGCCGTCTATGTGACCGGCCTCGACGGCACATTGGCGCTGTCGAATGTCGAGGGCCGCCGCCTTGCCCGCCGGCTGGGGCTCAAAGCCGAAACCGGCGGCGATGCCCGCCTGCTGATGGACTGCTTCCGCTCGGCCGACAGCGGCCACATCTCCCCCTTCGCACCCGATGCCCCGGCGACGGGCGCAGGCGAAGCGGTGACCGAGGACGGGGGCTGCTTCGAGATACGCTATGTCGCCCAGCGAGACGCGACCGACACTCAGGTCGGCTGGATCATCCGCGTCGTCGACATCAGCCCGCTAAAGCAGGCCGAACGTCATCGCGAGGAGGCCTTGCAGCTGCTGAGCCACGACATGCGCGCGCCGCAGTCGGCGATCCTGTCGCTGCTGCGTGGACCCGAAACGGGCGTGCCTAAGCCGATCGCGACGCGGATCGAGAATCTCGCCACCCACACGCTCCAGCTCGCCGAGGACTTCGTCCAGTTGGCCCGCGCCGAGGCGAAGCCGCTGACGATGGAGCCGATCGACCTGAACGACGTGACCATCGACGCAGCCGACGCGCTGTGGCCCACTGCCCGCGCGCGCGGCATCAAGGTGATGGTCGAGGGCGCCGACGACATGCCGCACATGGTCGACGGCGATCGCCAGCTGCTGACCCGCGCGGTCATGAATCTGGTCGGCAACGCGATCAAATATAGCGACGAGGGCATGGTCGTCCGCTGCGTGCTGGAGGAGCGCGACGAGCGCATCATCCTCGCGATCGTCGACCAGGGCATCGGCATGACCGAGGAAGAGCGGTCGCGCCTGTTCGAGCGCTTCCAGCAGGGATCGCGCGAGGGGATCGGCCTGGGCCTCGCCTTCGTCCGCACGGTGATCGGCCGGCATCGCGGGCGCATCGCCTGCGACAGCACGCCGCGCCAGGGCACCACCTTCACCATCGACCTGCGCAAGAGCGACTTCGACCCGTTCGCCGACGAGGAATAG
- a CDS encoding pyridoxamine 5'-phosphate oxidase family protein — protein MTDVAKLKETLWKKMSDGPYVMAGLTGDNQHFEPLTVMLDKDQVDRLYFFIGRDNRLAKGGKAMVQFVSKGQDYFACLAGTATVDNDPAMIDKLWAKPVESWFPGGKTDPNLALLRFDIADAELWESDMSLSGKIKMLFGAKIEPSEEGSHARVSTTAVNS, from the coding sequence ATGACCGACGTTGCCAAGCTCAAGGAAACGCTCTGGAAAAAGATGAGCGACGGCCCCTATGTGATGGCGGGCCTTACCGGGGACAATCAACATTTCGAACCGCTGACGGTCATGCTCGACAAGGACCAGGTCGACCGGCTCTATTTCTTCATCGGCCGCGACAACCGTCTCGCTAAGGGCGGCAAGGCGATGGTTCAGTTCGTATCCAAGGGGCAGGATTATTTCGCCTGCCTCGCGGGCACCGCCACCGTCGACAATGATCCGGCCATGATCGACAAGCTCTGGGCCAAGCCCGTCGAAAGCTGGTTCCCGGGCGGCAAGACCGATCCCAACCTCGCTTTGCTGCGCTTCGACATCGCCGATGCCGAACTGTGGGAATCGGACATGTCGCTGTCGGGCAAGATCAAGATGCTGTTCGGCGCGAAGATCGAGCCCAGCGAAGAGGGCAGCCACGCCCGCGTTTCGACGACTGCCGTCAACAGCTGA
- a CDS encoding AsmA family protein: protein MTPAVRTALIGTAALSAFTAIGLAAFPWSMLRGEAERRLSDHYGRSVRIASLERLDAFSLSPRLRIRDLTIPQADWAGPGSTVAIRQADFGVSLPALLTGRARLRDVRVDGMRLDFVRSADGRESWKGVKAKASSASGSGPMIDGLSIADGRLIYRDAKRDRTLNAALTVDSGGLKLDGSGTVLGAPVRMTASGPTVTGTSPWPFQADIAGAALTMRAKGRMDRPLDIRHMALTVSARAANLSYVDAIIEAGLPRTQPVRLAAQARRDGTDWAVTALNGNIGRSHIAGGATIRKRDGRSIIEGDVYSRQFDFDDLSDARGRAIAAAKRAKAGPRVFPDTAIDLHNVARTDGRLTLKADKLLWPGPSPFRSLSGTLDLQHSLLRIDDLKLGLSHGTMAGSFRVDQRSGRPVMTMALHLNNGRLTDFAPNTQVDGRLDGRLRLTGTGRTIRAAIARSNGQIGIVARNGALPARTAALLGQDLLKGLTLDKAKQASLRCAIVRLEVRGGMATANPILIDTTRARTDISGSVNLNGEHMMLTMRGTGKQDSALKLHGPITIGGTLKQPQIALPKGGPVGTILKSIGRAMDGKKEPVAGDAACGALTKRAMAVG from the coding sequence TTGACGCCGGCGGTTCGCACCGCGCTGATCGGCACGGCAGCTTTATCGGCCTTCACGGCCATCGGCCTCGCGGCCTTCCCCTGGAGCATGCTCCGGGGGGAGGCCGAACGCCGTCTGTCGGACCATTATGGCCGTTCCGTCCGGATCGCGTCGCTTGAGCGGCTGGACGCCTTCTCGCTGAGCCCGCGCCTGCGCATACGGGACCTGACCATCCCTCAGGCTGACTGGGCCGGACCCGGGTCTACCGTTGCGATCCGCCAGGCCGATTTCGGCGTGTCCCTCCCCGCCCTGCTCACCGGACGCGCCCGTCTGCGCGACGTTCGCGTCGACGGGATGCGCCTCGACTTCGTCCGCTCGGCGGACGGCCGGGAAAGCTGGAAGGGCGTGAAGGCGAAAGCCTCGTCCGCCAGCGGTAGTGGCCCGATGATCGACGGCCTCAGCATCGCCGATGGCCGCCTCATCTATCGCGACGCCAAGCGCGACCGCACCTTGAACGCCGCCCTGACCGTGGACTCGGGCGGGCTGAAACTTGACGGGAGCGGCACCGTGCTGGGCGCTCCCGTGCGAATGACCGCCTCCGGCCCTACCGTGACGGGAACGTCTCCCTGGCCGTTCCAGGCCGATATTGCGGGCGCGGCGCTGACGATGCGGGCGAAGGGCCGGATGGATCGGCCGCTCGACATCCGCCACATGGCACTGACCGTCTCGGCGCGCGCCGCCAATCTTTCCTATGTCGATGCGATCATCGAGGCGGGCCTGCCCAGAACGCAGCCGGTACGGCTGGCAGCCCAGGCGCGGCGCGATGGCACCGACTGGGCGGTGACCGCGTTGAACGGCAACATCGGCCGCTCGCACATCGCCGGCGGTGCCACGATCCGCAAGCGGGACGGCCGCAGCATCATCGAGGGCGATGTCTATTCGCGGCAGTTCGACTTCGACGACCTGTCTGATGCGCGCGGCCGGGCGATCGCTGCGGCGAAGCGCGCCAAGGCGGGCCCGCGCGTTTTCCCCGATACCGCGATCGACCTTCACAATGTCGCGCGCACCGACGGACGGCTGACGCTGAAGGCGGACAAGCTGCTCTGGCCGGGTCCTTCTCCCTTCCGGTCGCTCAGCGGCACGCTCGACCTGCAGCACAGCCTGCTCCGCATCGACGACCTCAAGCTCGGCCTGAGCCACGGAACGATGGCGGGCAGCTTTCGCGTCGACCAGCGCAGCGGACGACCGGTGATGACGATGGCGCTTCATCTCAACAATGGCCGCCTGACCGACTTCGCACCGAACACGCAGGTCGACGGACGGCTGGATGGCCGGTTGCGCCTGACAGGCACGGGCCGCACGATCCGCGCCGCCATCGCCCGCTCGAACGGCCAGATCGGCATCGTCGCCCGCAACGGCGCCCTGCCCGCCCGCACCGCCGCGCTGCTGGGCCAGGACCTGCTAAAGGGGCTGACCCTCGACAAGGCGAAGCAGGCGAGCCTGCGCTGCGCGATCGTCCGCCTCGAAGTGCGCGGGGGCATGGCCACCGCCAACCCGATCCTGATCGACACCACCCGCGCGCGCACCGACATCAGCGGTAGCGTAAATCTGAACGGCGAACATATGATGCTGACGATGCGCGGCACCGGAAAGCAGGACAGCGCATTGAAGCTGCACGGCCCGATCACGATCGGCGGGACTCTCAAACAACCTCAGATCGCACTGCCCAAGGGCGGCCCTGTCGGCACCATTCTGAAGAGCATCGGACGTGCGATGGACGGGAAGAAGGAGCCGGTAGCGGGCGATGCGGCCTGTGGGGCGCTGACCAAGCGCGCGATGGCCGTGGGGTAA